A window from Oncorhynchus mykiss isolate Arlee chromosome 9, USDA_OmykA_1.1, whole genome shotgun sequence encodes these proteins:
- the LOC110531854 gene encoding uncharacterized protein C11orf95 has product MEEKETGESEPVVHPCAEQTDSLSLIISGEEEATREPSDLGHCSREEDGLTNGHVDNDGDEEMVTPLCSPGTSYWSVTEGPDSPFLLSPVPGPSGIKERVQRASRPGFSRIPGRDHRRYYHEYWRSEFLMDFDPRRHGMICMVCGSSLATLKLSTIKRHIRQKHPDSLLWSVSDKEVIRSGWESHLSLEGGQRLYCPAGGVVAVSQGQEEQLLDCARRSTGKPDGMVTPKLQPRSTTPSPHTPAPLQQQEELPGPSARTLERYLNDSLHAWFRQEFLMEYQAEAGRLVCMVCGRPLPSLHLDHIKSHVLDIHPQSLVYSSEEKHGILQTWAQTHESDPLNDFIKSEPNTKDEREAGVDFFHDDLETIQIGADSDEALSQIHDMVGSREGGGVGAPEVTSPIPPLPFRQPRKRRLLGGFPWRLRLDYLVAYGPQGRGTFCMVCSQALPVAKVSSFRRHIQECHPETTDLAREEREAMAEAWTKEAPTEDHLAVQMKEEVDPGDIISVHVSGEMGEKAAPDNNNNHRTPKMSAIQTVKKEEGVVTIPATLGRHGHYPGKDQRRNYQVRWRMEFLMDYDCRRHGLICMVCGATLATLKVSTIKRHIQQVHPHSLEYSSDERQQALLSYNQTALHFVHSDDCFSSLDHGHSAVGETAASLFVS; this is encoded by the exons ATGGAAGAGAAAGAGACGGGGGAGAGCGAGCCCGTGGTCCACCCGTGTGCTGAGCAGACAGATTCTCTCTCATTAATAATAAGCGGAGAGGAGGAAGCAACACGAGAGCCCAGTGACTTGGGACACTGTTCAAGAG AGGAAGACGGTCTGACCAATGGCCACGTGGACAATGACGGCGATGAGGAGATGGTTACCCCACTCTGCTCCCCGGGCACCAGCTACTGGAGTGTCACAGAGGGTCCCGACTCCCCCTTTCTCCTGTCCCCCGTCCCGGGCCCCTCGGGGATCAAGGAGAGGGTCCAACGCGCCTCCCGTCCCGGCTTCAGCCGCATCCCGGGCCGGGACCACCGGCGCTACTACCACGAGTACTGGCGCAGCGAGTTCCTGATGGACTTTGACCCCCGTCGCCACGGCATGATCTGCATGGTGTGTGGGAGCTCGCTGGCCACTCTCAAACTCAGCACCATCAAGAGGCATATTCGACAGAAGCACCCAGATTCCCTGCTGTGGAGTGTGTCCGACAAGGAGGTGATTCGCTCGGGCTGGGAGAGCCACCTGAGTCTGGAGGGGGGCCAGAGGTTGTACTGTCCGGCCGGAGGGGTGGTCGCCGTCTCGCAGGGTCAGGAGGAGCAGCTGCTGGACTGCGCACGCCGCTCCACCG GGAAACCCGATGGTATGGTGACCCCCAAACTCCAGCCCCGGTCCACCACCCCATCTCCCCATACACCGGCCCCCCTCCAGCAGCAGGAGGAGCTCCCCGGGCCCTCGGCCCGGACCCTGGAGCGCTACCTGAACGACTCGCTCCACGCCTGGTTCCGACAGGAGTTCCTCATGGAGTACCAGGCGGAGGCGGGCAGGCTGGTGTGCATGGTGTGCGGCCGCCCGCTGCCCTCGCTCCACCTGGACCACATCAAGAGCCACGTGCTGGACATCCACCCTCAGTCGCTGGTCTACAGTTCGGAGGAGAAGCACGGCATCCTGCAGACCTGGGCTCAGACGCATg AATCTGACCCCCTGAACGACTTCATCAAGTCGGAGCCCAACACCAAAGACGAGAGAGAGGCTGGGGTGGACTTCTTCCATGATGACCTGGAGACCATCCAGATTGGCGCGGACAGCGATGAGGCATTGTCCCAGATACACGACATGGTTGGTAGCAGGGAAGGAGGTGGTGTTGGAGCTCCAGAGGTGACCAGCCCCATACCCCCTCTCCCTTTCCGCCAGCCCAGGAAGAGGCGTCTCCTCGGGGGCTTCCCCTGGCGCCTGCGCCTGGACTACCTGGTGGCCTATGGGCCTCAGGGTCGTGGCACCTTCTGCATGGTGTGCTCCCAGGCCCTGCCCGTGGCCAAGGTGAGCAGCTTCCGGCGCCACATTCAGGAGTGCCACCCTGAGACCACCGACCTGGcccgggaggagagagaggccatGGCCGAGGCCTGGACCAAAGAGGCCCCCACGGAAGACCACCTGGCCGTGCAGATGAAAGAAG AAGTGGACCCCGGTGACATCATCAGCGTCCATGTGTCAGGAGAGATGGGTGAAAAGGCAGCAccggacaacaacaacaaccaccggACCCCCAAGATGTCCGCCATTCAGACAGTGAAGAAGGAGGAGGGGGTCGTCACCATACCTGCCACTCTGGGACGCCATGGACACTACCCGGGTAAGGACCAGCGGCGGAACTACCAGGTGCGCTGGCGGATGGAATTCCTGATGGACTATGACTGCCGGCGACATGGGCTGATCTGTATGGTGTGCGGGGCGACGTTAGCCACTCTTAAAGTCAGCACCATCAAGAGACACATCCAGCAGGTCCACCCTCATTCTCTGGAGTACAGCTCTGACGAGAGACAGCAAGCCCTGCTCAGCTACAACCAGACAGCCCTGCACTTCGTCCACTCGGACGACTGTTTTTCCTCCCTGGACCACGGACACTCGGCAGTCGGAGAGACGGCCGCCAGCCTCTTCGTCAGTTAA